In a single window of the Solea solea chromosome 14, fSolSol10.1, whole genome shotgun sequence genome:
- the LOC131472445 gene encoding capping protein-inhibiting regulator of actin dynamics-like isoform X3: MAGMYGCFKGRNSDSAAMASGPPDVMANQEPAEVQEECSGKKKSKFQTFKKLFARKKRKEPAGADAGLKASQSSDDVSKAPENNTLTRSEKDKGSKVSLGSKALSHDSVFVSDSSEANEALGASQDSIHGKVKSLQLQLKQAIRLGSPPSLMCVKRADDAGTMSEDDGLPCSPPEYTTPHAAMKQTQRNSSISLEGVDSDDDQLSRGASSRAMSPLVVPGDFSQPASPFACLDNSAAKHKLGLRHKACNRRKPVIKLELKEGESAVDGMLNTSITESLEDQEQQKTEVLSLDELNPEVRREEEEEEKEEMEEEEKEQSQHSRKSLLRHNEEREEADDSELEAEQDISQNPDNSTPPEQSLSEEEAPEAQPLPSSESNSRTSSLDSPSATPEPPAGAREYLLDPPGTTYGSVENKDENELELQADEDGGQEDKEEESSFLQEVLSSLKTPLVSCSLSVETEGVTLKTDEETEETANNVVEKEDEDKGKEEEADVEEPVSSQCVLSGSPPMGHAAEEEEEEVSILPCQEEMVPSEEEAKSEEEREEEGEEEEELVVERVVYNAQEEAAEKEEVDELEPEEERDTSMRKCDILVQDEELEEESETEEEAREVEKEAMEVEKEAIEVEKEAIKVEKEAIEVEKEAIEVEKEAIKVEEAAMEVEKEPEVNEEEWENREKDDVKEEEVEAEVSAGLEETEEAIEEVREDTEEMTETVCDTAEEEVEVAMSSQEADEDVDSVVGDDTTCTTKHTSGDDIPAEHGHLQVTKVQEVQESSEMVEAVVESDEQQSDQEEDVETHQPDMDETAHENLAEVFHVDQKQVEKDETEAMEQATVPAKPSSLFLLETHCETPSQESGPVSPSRTSTIHINLVSPSSEKAAPFFQQSPPAADAEETFTESSPPALAATKQQATATEEEQCAAEEEVEEVEEEQRSPLKDQATHPVPVEETVKQPSSSPEQSKVRFTIVPAWQRSQSLTPPSSPPAFISSGSPVVTEPGAEDVEAPTRKDLVVKAEPASSPKVEVLSPGRVRNVGSPTVKPQSNATLPPPSVKPQTSAVANTEESSVVVEGNPDNPFGVRLRKTSALHLFSSEEANTESAVESPVQPTSCKTEPPQPVGVKPSINHPVSNKPALPKKPDVHGDSGVKTKCISDPAAAAAAAAARGVSTGPESPSWISVAKQKQRIYKESSLDEITVKKEEQERKSSLPAYVSSTSKEQSNKTAEFTGKVSSLELSKPSASVEKEARKSLSPPTPVPPQPSKVHLLPCAVSPKPYVPPATAKHPDQKSLSAPTTVPVSLRAPSCTSPTSLPKPASSLSPPSKTPQPPSAAVTPAPFSSRTAPEKSASRAAGLPGQTTPSQRGLPPPALPQNEPPWMALAKKKAKAWSEMPQIVQ, from the exons GAAAGAAAAAGTCCAAGTTCCAGACGTTTAAAAAATTATTCGCCAGGAAGAAGAGAAAGGAGCCCGCTGGAGCCGACGCGGGGCTGAAAGCCAGCCAATCAAGCGACGATGTCAGCAAGGCACCGGAGAACAACACGCTCACGCGATCAGAGAAAGATAAGGG gtcaaaggtcagcctggGCAGCAAGGCCTTGTCGCAtgactctgtctttgtttctgacTCGTCAGAAGCCAATGAGGCTCTTGGAGCGTCTCAGGACAGCATTCATGGGAAAGTGAAATCACTGCAG CTCCAGCTGAAACAGGCCATCAGACTGGGCTCTCCTCCATCCCTGATGTGTGTGAAGAGGGCAGATGATGCTGGAACCATGTCTGAGGACGATGGTCTCCCCTGCAGTCCACCTGAATACACCACACCTCACGCAGCCAtg AAGCAGACTCAGAGGAACAGTTCAATCAGTCTGGAGGGAGTAGATAGTGATGACGACCag CTTTCCCGTGGAGCCTCCAGTAGAGCAATGAGTCCCTTGGTGGTTCCTGGGGACTTCAGTCAACCGGCCAGTCCCTTCGCCTGCTTGGACAACTCTGCTGCTAAACACAAGCTGGGCCTGAGACATAAAGCCTGCAACAGGAGGAAGCCTGTCATT AAGCTGGAGCTGAAAGAGGGAGAGTCTGCAGTGGATGGGATGCTGAACACCTCCATCACAGAGAGTTTGGAGGATCAAGAACAACAGAAGACAGAAG TTTTAAGCCTCGATGAGCTGAACCCAGAAGTAAGacgagaagaggaggaagaagagaaggaggagatggaagaggaggagaaagagcaaTCGCAGCATTCCAGAAAATCCCTGTTGAGACACAacgaggagagggaggaggcagACGATTCAGAGTTGGAGGCAGAACAGGATATTTCTCAAAACCCGGACAATTCCACTCCCCCTGAGCAAAGTCTGTCAGAGGAGGAAGCCCCAGAGGCCCAGCCCCTGCCCTCCTCCGAGTCCAACTCTAGAACGTCCTCTCTGGACAGTCCCAG TGCCACACCAGAGCCCCCTGCTGGTGCAAGAGAGTATCTACTGGATCCTCCAGGTACCACATATGGATCAGTAGAGAACAAGGATGAAAATGAGTTGGAACTGCAAGCAGATGAAGATGGAGGCcaggaggacaaggaggaggagagctcgTTCTTACAGGAGGTTCTGAGTTCCTTGAAAACACCTCTTGTGTCTTGTTCACTGAGCGTAGAGACTGAGGGTGTGACTCTGAAGACAGACGAGGAGACAGAGGAAACAGCGAACAATGTAGTGGAGAAAGAGGATGAGGATAAGGggaaggaagaagaagcagaCGTGGAAGAACCTGTGAGCTCTCAGTGTGTTCTCTCAGGTTCTCCACCCATGGGCCACGCcgctgaggaagaagaggaggaggtttcCATTCTTCCCTGTCAGGAAGAAATGGTTCCCTCTGAAGAAGAGGCAaaaagtgaagaagaaagagaagaagaaggagaggaggaagaagaactgGTTGTGGAACGAGTTGTTTATAATGCT caagaagaagctgcagagaaagaggaggtggATGAGCTTGAACCCGAGGAGGAACGTGATACATCCATGAGAAAATGTGACATCCTGGTACAGGATGAAGAACTGgaggaagagagtgagacagaggaggaggcaagggaggtggagaaggaggcaatggaggtggagaaggaggcaatagaggtggagaaggaggcaataaaggtggagaaggaggcaatagaggtggagaaggaggcaatagaggtggagaaggaggcaATAAAGGTGGAGGAGGCAGCAAtggaggtggagaaggagccAGAGGTGAATGAGGAAGAATGGGAGAACAGAGAAAAGGATGATGtcaaggaggaggaagtggaggcaGAAGTGAGTGCGGGACTGGAGGAGACGGAGGAAGCAATTGAAGAGGTGAgggaggacacagaggagatgACGGAGACCGTCTGTGatacagcagaggaagaagTTGAAGTTGCCATGTCgtcacaggaggcagatgaaGATGTAGATTCTGTGGTTGGAGATGACACCACATgcaccacaaaacacacaagtggCGACGACATCCCTGCAGAACACGGTCATCTGCAAGTTACCAAAGTGCAGGAGGTCCAAGAAAGCTCTGAGATGGTGGAGGCAGTTGTAGAGAGTGACGAACAGCAATCAGACCAAGAGGAAGATGTGGAAACACACCAACCTGATATGGATGAAACTGCACATGAGAATCTAGCTGAAGTTTTCCATGTAGACCAGAAACAAGTGGAAAAAGATGAAACTGAAGCCATGGAGCAAGCTACTGTGCCTGCAAAGCCGTCTTCTTTGTTTCTCCTGGAGACACATTGTGAGACTCCATCACAAGAAAGTGGACCTGTCTCTCCCAGTAGGACCAGCACAATCCACATTAATCTTGTTTCTCCCAGTTCAGAGAAAGCTGCACCTTTTTTCCAACAGTCTCCACCTGCTGCAGACGCTGAAGAAACTTTCACTGAGTCATCTCCTCCTGCTTTAGCTGCCACAAAGCAacaagcaacagcaacagaggAGGAACAATgtgctgctgaggaggaagtggaggaagtAGAGGAAGAGCAAAGGTCTCCTCTCAAAGACCAAGCGACACATCCCGTCCCTGTGGAGGAAACTGTCAAACAACCATCCAGCAGTCCAGAGCAGAGTAAAGTCCGCTTCACCATCGTGCCTGCCTGGCAGAGATCACAAAGTTTgactcctccttcttctccacctGCATTCATCTCCTCTGGGTCACCTGTGGTCACAGAAcctggagctgaagatgtggAAGCTCCAACAAGGAAGGATCTTGTTGTGAAAGCAGAGCCAGCAAGTTCACCTAAGGTCGAAGTGCTGAGTCCTGGTAGAGTGAGGAATGTCGGGAGCCCCACTGTCAAACCACAGAGCAATGCGACACTGCCTCCACCCTCCGTCAAACCTCAGACCTCAGCTGTTGCAAACACAGAAG AAAGCTCTGTTGTGGTGGAGGGAAACCCTGACAATCCATTTGGAGTCCGGCTGAGGAAGACTTCCGCTCTGCACCTCTTCAGCTCAGAGGAAGCAAACACAGAG TCGGCCGTTGAATCTCCAGTTCAGCCAACCAGCTGTAAAACTGAGCCTCCACAGCCAGTCGGAGTGAAACCCTCTATAAATCATCCAGTCAGTAACAAGCCGGCCCTCCCTAAGAAACCAGACGTGCACGGAGATAGTGGAGTTAAAACCAAGTGCATCTCAG acccagcagcagcagcagctgcagctgcagctcgtGGTGTTTCTACTGGACCTGAGTCTCCCAGTTGGATCTCTGTGGccaaacagaaacagaggaTCTATAAAGAAAGCTCACTGGATGAGATCACTGTCAAGAAG GAAGAGCAAGAGAGGAAGTCTTCACTGCCAGCATACGTTAGCTCAACAAGCAAGGAGCAGAGCAACAAGACAGCCGAATTCACAGGCaaag tGAGTTCGCTGGAGTTGAGTAAGCCGTCGGCGTCTGTAGAAAAGGAGGCAAGGAAAAGTCTCTCTCCTCCGACTCCAGTGCCACCTCAACCTTCAAAAGTCCACTTGCTGCCCTGTGCAGTCTCTCCAAAACCCTACGTTCCCCCTGCCACAGCCAAACATCCAGACCAAAAATCCCTTTCAGCTCCAACTACGGTTCCAGTTTCACTAAGAGCCCCCTCTTGCACAAGCCCAACATCTCTTCCCAAACCTGCCTCTTCCTTATCTCCTCCCTCTAAGACTCCCCAGCCCCCGAGTGCTGCCGTCACCCCTGCACCTTTTTCATCGAGAACAGCTCCAGAAAAGTCTGCTTCGAGAGCTGCAGGTCTCCCTGGACAGACCACACCCTCCCAGCGAGGCCTGCCTCCCCCCGCTTTGCCCCAGAACGAGCCTCCATGGATGGCACTGGCCAAGAAGAAGGCCAAAGCCTGGAGTGAGATGCCTCAGATCGTCCAGTGA
- the LOC131472445 gene encoding capping protein-inhibiting regulator of actin dynamics-like isoform X2 yields MKRRMPPWGVCFGSGHSSDSAAMASGPPDVMANQEPAEVQEECSGKKKSKFQTFKKLFARKKRKEPAGADAGLKASQSSDDVSKAPENNTLTRSEKDKGSKVSLGSKALSHDSVFVSDSSEANEALGASQDSIHGKVKSLQLQLKQAIRLGSPPSLMCVKRADDAGTMSEDDGLPCSPPEYTTPHAAMKQTQRNSSISLEGVDSDDDQLSRGASSRAMSPLVVPGDFSQPASPFACLDNSAAKHKLGLRHKACNRRKPVIKLELKEGESAVDGMLNTSITESLEDQEQQKTEVLSLDELNPEVRREEEEEEKEEMEEEEKEQSQHSRKSLLRHNEEREEADDSELEAEQDISQNPDNSTPPEQSLSEEEAPEAQPLPSSESNSRTSSLDSPSATPEPPAGAREYLLDPPGTTYGSVENKDENELELQADEDGGQEDKEEESSFLQEVLSSLKTPLVSCSLSVETEGVTLKTDEETEETANNVVEKEDEDKGKEEEADVEEPVSSQCVLSGSPPMGHAAEEEEEEVSILPCQEEMVPSEEEAKSEEEREEEGEEEEELVVERVVYNAQEEAAEKEEVDELEPEEERDTSMRKCDILVQDEELEEESETEEEAREVEKEAMEVEKEAIEVEKEAIKVEKEAIEVEKEAIEVEKEAIKVEEAAMEVEKEPEVNEEEWENREKDDVKEEEVEAEVSAGLEETEEAIEEVREDTEEMTETVCDTAEEEVEVAMSSQEADEDVDSVVGDDTTCTTKHTSGDDIPAEHGHLQVTKVQEVQESSEMVEAVVESDEQQSDQEEDVETHQPDMDETAHENLAEVFHVDQKQVEKDETEAMEQATVPAKPSSLFLLETHCETPSQESGPVSPSRTSTIHINLVSPSSEKAAPFFQQSPPAADAEETFTESSPPALAATKQQATATEEEQCAAEEEVEEVEEEQRSPLKDQATHPVPVEETVKQPSSSPEQSKVRFTIVPAWQRSQSLTPPSSPPAFISSGSPVVTEPGAEDVEAPTRKDLVVKAEPASSPKVEVLSPGRVRNVGSPTVKPQSNATLPPPSVKPQTSAVANTEESSVVVEGNPDNPFGVRLRKTSALHLFSSEEANTESAVESPVQPTSCKTEPPQPVGVKPSINHPVSNKPALPKKPDVHGDSGVKTKCISDPAAAAAAAAARGVSTGPESPSWISVAKQKQRIYKESSLDEITVKKEEQERKSSLPAYVSSTSKEQSNKTAEFTGKVSSLELSKPSASVEKEARKSLSPPTPVPPQPSKVHLLPCAVSPKPYVPPATAKHPDQKSLSAPTTVPVSLRAPSCTSPTSLPKPASSLSPPSKTPQPPSAAVTPAPFSSRTAPEKSASRAAGLPGQTTPSQRGLPPPALPQNEPPWMALAKKKAKAWSEMPQIVQ; encoded by the exons GAAAGAAAAAGTCCAAGTTCCAGACGTTTAAAAAATTATTCGCCAGGAAGAAGAGAAAGGAGCCCGCTGGAGCCGACGCGGGGCTGAAAGCCAGCCAATCAAGCGACGATGTCAGCAAGGCACCGGAGAACAACACGCTCACGCGATCAGAGAAAGATAAGGG gtcaaaggtcagcctggGCAGCAAGGCCTTGTCGCAtgactctgtctttgtttctgacTCGTCAGAAGCCAATGAGGCTCTTGGAGCGTCTCAGGACAGCATTCATGGGAAAGTGAAATCACTGCAG CTCCAGCTGAAACAGGCCATCAGACTGGGCTCTCCTCCATCCCTGATGTGTGTGAAGAGGGCAGATGATGCTGGAACCATGTCTGAGGACGATGGTCTCCCCTGCAGTCCACCTGAATACACCACACCTCACGCAGCCAtg AAGCAGACTCAGAGGAACAGTTCAATCAGTCTGGAGGGAGTAGATAGTGATGACGACCag CTTTCCCGTGGAGCCTCCAGTAGAGCAATGAGTCCCTTGGTGGTTCCTGGGGACTTCAGTCAACCGGCCAGTCCCTTCGCCTGCTTGGACAACTCTGCTGCTAAACACAAGCTGGGCCTGAGACATAAAGCCTGCAACAGGAGGAAGCCTGTCATT AAGCTGGAGCTGAAAGAGGGAGAGTCTGCAGTGGATGGGATGCTGAACACCTCCATCACAGAGAGTTTGGAGGATCAAGAACAACAGAAGACAGAAG TTTTAAGCCTCGATGAGCTGAACCCAGAAGTAAGacgagaagaggaggaagaagagaaggaggagatggaagaggaggagaaagagcaaTCGCAGCATTCCAGAAAATCCCTGTTGAGACACAacgaggagagggaggaggcagACGATTCAGAGTTGGAGGCAGAACAGGATATTTCTCAAAACCCGGACAATTCCACTCCCCCTGAGCAAAGTCTGTCAGAGGAGGAAGCCCCAGAGGCCCAGCCCCTGCCCTCCTCCGAGTCCAACTCTAGAACGTCCTCTCTGGACAGTCCCAG TGCCACACCAGAGCCCCCTGCTGGTGCAAGAGAGTATCTACTGGATCCTCCAGGTACCACATATGGATCAGTAGAGAACAAGGATGAAAATGAGTTGGAACTGCAAGCAGATGAAGATGGAGGCcaggaggacaaggaggaggagagctcgTTCTTACAGGAGGTTCTGAGTTCCTTGAAAACACCTCTTGTGTCTTGTTCACTGAGCGTAGAGACTGAGGGTGTGACTCTGAAGACAGACGAGGAGACAGAGGAAACAGCGAACAATGTAGTGGAGAAAGAGGATGAGGATAAGGggaaggaagaagaagcagaCGTGGAAGAACCTGTGAGCTCTCAGTGTGTTCTCTCAGGTTCTCCACCCATGGGCCACGCcgctgaggaagaagaggaggaggtttcCATTCTTCCCTGTCAGGAAGAAATGGTTCCCTCTGAAGAAGAGGCAaaaagtgaagaagaaagagaagaagaaggagaggaggaagaagaactgGTTGTGGAACGAGTTGTTTATAATGCT caagaagaagctgcagagaaagaggaggtggATGAGCTTGAACCCGAGGAGGAACGTGATACATCCATGAGAAAATGTGACATCCTGGTACAGGATGAAGAACTGgaggaagagagtgagacagaggaggaggcaagggaggtggagaaggaggcaatggaggtggagaaggaggcaatagaggtggagaaggaggcaataaaggtggagaaggaggcaatagaggtggagaaggaggcaatagaggtggagaaggaggcaATAAAGGTGGAGGAGGCAGCAAtggaggtggagaaggagccAGAGGTGAATGAGGAAGAATGGGAGAACAGAGAAAAGGATGATGtcaaggaggaggaagtggaggcaGAAGTGAGTGCGGGACTGGAGGAGACGGAGGAAGCAATTGAAGAGGTGAgggaggacacagaggagatgACGGAGACCGTCTGTGatacagcagaggaagaagTTGAAGTTGCCATGTCgtcacaggaggcagatgaaGATGTAGATTCTGTGGTTGGAGATGACACCACATgcaccacaaaacacacaagtggCGACGACATCCCTGCAGAACACGGTCATCTGCAAGTTACCAAAGTGCAGGAGGTCCAAGAAAGCTCTGAGATGGTGGAGGCAGTTGTAGAGAGTGACGAACAGCAATCAGACCAAGAGGAAGATGTGGAAACACACCAACCTGATATGGATGAAACTGCACATGAGAATCTAGCTGAAGTTTTCCATGTAGACCAGAAACAAGTGGAAAAAGATGAAACTGAAGCCATGGAGCAAGCTACTGTGCCTGCAAAGCCGTCTTCTTTGTTTCTCCTGGAGACACATTGTGAGACTCCATCACAAGAAAGTGGACCTGTCTCTCCCAGTAGGACCAGCACAATCCACATTAATCTTGTTTCTCCCAGTTCAGAGAAAGCTGCACCTTTTTTCCAACAGTCTCCACCTGCTGCAGACGCTGAAGAAACTTTCACTGAGTCATCTCCTCCTGCTTTAGCTGCCACAAAGCAacaagcaacagcaacagaggAGGAACAATgtgctgctgaggaggaagtggaggaagtAGAGGAAGAGCAAAGGTCTCCTCTCAAAGACCAAGCGACACATCCCGTCCCTGTGGAGGAAACTGTCAAACAACCATCCAGCAGTCCAGAGCAGAGTAAAGTCCGCTTCACCATCGTGCCTGCCTGGCAGAGATCACAAAGTTTgactcctccttcttctccacctGCATTCATCTCCTCTGGGTCACCTGTGGTCACAGAAcctggagctgaagatgtggAAGCTCCAACAAGGAAGGATCTTGTTGTGAAAGCAGAGCCAGCAAGTTCACCTAAGGTCGAAGTGCTGAGTCCTGGTAGAGTGAGGAATGTCGGGAGCCCCACTGTCAAACCACAGAGCAATGCGACACTGCCTCCACCCTCCGTCAAACCTCAGACCTCAGCTGTTGCAAACACAGAAG AAAGCTCTGTTGTGGTGGAGGGAAACCCTGACAATCCATTTGGAGTCCGGCTGAGGAAGACTTCCGCTCTGCACCTCTTCAGCTCAGAGGAAGCAAACACAGAG TCGGCCGTTGAATCTCCAGTTCAGCCAACCAGCTGTAAAACTGAGCCTCCACAGCCAGTCGGAGTGAAACCCTCTATAAATCATCCAGTCAGTAACAAGCCGGCCCTCCCTAAGAAACCAGACGTGCACGGAGATAGTGGAGTTAAAACCAAGTGCATCTCAG acccagcagcagcagcagctgcagctgcagctcgtGGTGTTTCTACTGGACCTGAGTCTCCCAGTTGGATCTCTGTGGccaaacagaaacagaggaTCTATAAAGAAAGCTCACTGGATGAGATCACTGTCAAGAAG GAAGAGCAAGAGAGGAAGTCTTCACTGCCAGCATACGTTAGCTCAACAAGCAAGGAGCAGAGCAACAAGACAGCCGAATTCACAGGCaaag tGAGTTCGCTGGAGTTGAGTAAGCCGTCGGCGTCTGTAGAAAAGGAGGCAAGGAAAAGTCTCTCTCCTCCGACTCCAGTGCCACCTCAACCTTCAAAAGTCCACTTGCTGCCCTGTGCAGTCTCTCCAAAACCCTACGTTCCCCCTGCCACAGCCAAACATCCAGACCAAAAATCCCTTTCAGCTCCAACTACGGTTCCAGTTTCACTAAGAGCCCCCTCTTGCACAAGCCCAACATCTCTTCCCAAACCTGCCTCTTCCTTATCTCCTCCCTCTAAGACTCCCCAGCCCCCGAGTGCTGCCGTCACCCCTGCACCTTTTTCATCGAGAACAGCTCCAGAAAAGTCTGCTTCGAGAGCTGCAGGTCTCCCTGGACAGACCACACCCTCCCAGCGAGGCCTGCCTCCCCCCGCTTTGCCCCAGAACGAGCCTCCATGGATGGCACTGGCCAAGAAGAAGGCCAAAGCCTGGAGTGAGATGCCTCAGATCGTCCAGTGA